A window from Vanessa cardui chromosome 21, ilVanCard2.1, whole genome shotgun sequence encodes these proteins:
- the LOC124538975 gene encoding dynein light chain Tctex-type, producing MEVKECNDLTEENQFIVDDVSKIIKEAIENSIGGTAYQHNKVNQWTSAVVESCLSQLTKLQKPYKYIVTCTIMQKNGAGLHTASSCFWDNNTDGSCTVRWENKTMYCIVSVFGLGI from the exons atggaAGTTAAAGAATGCAACGATCTCACTGAAGAA AATCAATTTATTGTAGACGATgtgagtaaaattataaaagaagcaATTGAAAACTCTATCGGAGGTACGGCTTATCAACATAACAAAGTTAACCAGTGGACCTCTGCTGTTGTGGAGTCTTGCTTAAGTCAACTAACAAAACTACAAAaaccttataaatatatag taacTTGCACAATCATGCAGAAGAATGGAGCTGGCTTACATACAGCATCATCATGCTTTTGGGATAACAATACTGATGGCTCATGCACAGTGCGTTGGGAGAACAAGACTATGTATTGTATTGTTTCAGTTTTCGGCCtcggaatataa
- the LOC124539118 gene encoding palmitoyltransferase ZDHHC2 isoform X4 — MASSMQNNRVSPPGYCVCCRTCNMWCWRAFKWLPVLLIVSIVTWSYYAYVIQLCIFTIESTVQQCIYLVLYHILLIMFAWSYWRTIFADIKPIPEKYKLPEAELEKLLSAETEDAQRTILENFAKDLPIVTRTMSGSVRYCNRCVLVKPDRAHHCSICSRCVLKMDHHCPWVNNCVCFHNYKFFMLFLGYALLYCLFIMSTCLPYFIRFWKGDFGMSGSAGRYHIVFAFFVALMFAISLGSLFGYHCYLVAHNRTTLEAFRAPMFRGGADKNGFSMGAYNNFKEVFGNSPNKWVVPVFTSVEMAHETERWRLCPRRGRTVPQIV, encoded by the exons ATGGCTTCGTCAATGCAAAATAATAGAGTTTCGCCTCCGGGTTACTGCGTATGTTGCAGAACGTGCAACATGTGGTGCTGGAGAGCTTTTAAATGGCTTCCAGTGTTGTTAATAGTGTCGATCGTGACATGGTCTTATTATGCCTACGTTATACAGTTGTGCATTT TTACTATTGAGAGTACAGTGCAACAATGTATATACCTCGTACTTTATCATATTTTGCTGATAATGTTTGCGTGGTCCTATTGGCGGACAATTTTTGCTGATATCAAACCAATTCCTGAAAAG tataAATTACCAGAAGCAGAATTGGAAAAATTGCTTAGTGCAGAAACGGAGGATGCACAGAGGACAATTTTAGAGAACTTTGCTAAAGATCTCCCCATCGTCAccag aaCAATGTCAGGTTCTGTCCGGTACTGCAATCGCTGTGTGCTAGTGAAGCCAGACCGAGCTCACCACTGCAGCATCTGTTCGAGATGCGTGCTCAAGATGGACCACCACTGCCCTTGGGTCAACAATTGTGTCTGCTTCCACAATTACAAGTTCTTCATGCTTTTCCTCGGCTATGCACTCTTGTACTGTCTGTTCATCATGTCGACGTGTCTACCTTACTTCATTAGATTTTGGAAG gGTGATTTCGGCATGTCAGGCAGCGCAGGGCGGTATCATATAGTGTTTGCGTTTTTCGTTGCACTCATGTTTGCTATCTCGCTCGGGTCCCTATTCGGATACCACTGCTATCTCGTCGCCCACAACAGAACTACTTTAG AAGCGTTCCGAGCGCCGATGTTCCGGGGAGGTGCGGACAAGAATGGCTTTTCAATGGGAGCTTACAATAACTTTAAGGAGGTTTTCGGCAACAGTCCGAATAAGTGGGTGGTGCCGGTCTTTACAAG cgtGGAGATGGCACACGAGACTGAGAGATGGAGACTTTGCCCCAGAAGGGGCCGGACCGTCCCGCAAATAGTATAA
- the LOC124539118 gene encoding palmitoyltransferase ZDHHC15B isoform X1: MASSMQNNRVSPPGYCVCCRTCNMWCWRAFKWLPVLLIVSIVTWSYYAYVIQLCIFTIESTVQQCIYLVLYHILLIMFAWSYWRTIFADIKPIPEKYKLPEAELEKLLSAETEDAQRTILENFAKDLPIVTRTMSGSVRYCNRCVLVKPDRAHHCSICSRCVLKMDHHCPWVNNCVCFHNYKFFMLFLGYALLYCLFIMSTCLPYFIRFWKGDFGMSGSAGRYHIVFAFFVALMFAISLGSLFGYHCYLVAHNRTTLEAFRAPMFRGGADKNGFSMGAYNNFKEVFGNSPNKWVVPVFTSLGDGCEYPVRREHQLQTFSAPQDALGYDSMGITRSSFGDGIVYPLPQQDEDTESLLSSERWDRWGERARPFDERESSSFDEL; this comes from the exons ATGGCTTCGTCAATGCAAAATAATAGAGTTTCGCCTCCGGGTTACTGCGTATGTTGCAGAACGTGCAACATGTGGTGCTGGAGAGCTTTTAAATGGCTTCCAGTGTTGTTAATAGTGTCGATCGTGACATGGTCTTATTATGCCTACGTTATACAGTTGTGCATTT TTACTATTGAGAGTACAGTGCAACAATGTATATACCTCGTACTTTATCATATTTTGCTGATAATGTTTGCGTGGTCCTATTGGCGGACAATTTTTGCTGATATCAAACCAATTCCTGAAAAG tataAATTACCAGAAGCAGAATTGGAAAAATTGCTTAGTGCAGAAACGGAGGATGCACAGAGGACAATTTTAGAGAACTTTGCTAAAGATCTCCCCATCGTCAccag aaCAATGTCAGGTTCTGTCCGGTACTGCAATCGCTGTGTGCTAGTGAAGCCAGACCGAGCTCACCACTGCAGCATCTGTTCGAGATGCGTGCTCAAGATGGACCACCACTGCCCTTGGGTCAACAATTGTGTCTGCTTCCACAATTACAAGTTCTTCATGCTTTTCCTCGGCTATGCACTCTTGTACTGTCTGTTCATCATGTCGACGTGTCTACCTTACTTCATTAGATTTTGGAAG gGTGATTTCGGCATGTCAGGCAGCGCAGGGCGGTATCATATAGTGTTTGCGTTTTTCGTTGCACTCATGTTTGCTATCTCGCTCGGGTCCCTATTCGGATACCACTGCTATCTCGTCGCCCACAACAGAACTACTTTAG AAGCGTTCCGAGCGCCGATGTTCCGGGGAGGTGCGGACAAGAATGGCTTTTCAATGGGAGCTTACAATAACTTTAAGGAGGTTTTCGGCAACAGTCCGAATAAGTGGGTGGTGCCGGTCTTTACAAG CCTCGGGGACGGTTGCGAGTACCCGGTGCGGCGCGAGCATCAGCTGCAGACGTTCAGCGCGCCGCAAGACGCGCTCGGCTACGACTCTATGGGCATCACGCGCTCCAG CTTCGGTGATGGCATCGTGTACCCGCTACCTCAGCAAGACGAAGACACGGAGTCATTACTCAGTTCGGAGAGATGGGACCGTTGGGGAGAGAGAGCTCGACCCTTCGACGAACGGGAGAGTTCGTCGTTCGACGAGCTATGA
- the LOC124539118 gene encoding palmitoyltransferase ZDHHC2 isoform X3, which produces MASSMQNNRVSPPGYCVCCRTCNMWCWRAFKWLPVLLIVSIVTWSYYAYVIQLCIFTIESTVQQCIYLVLYHILLIMFAWSYWRTIFADIKPIPEKYKLPEAELEKLLSAETEDAQRTILENFAKDLPIVTRTMSGSVRYCNRCVLVKPDRAHHCSICSRCVLKMDHHCPWVNNCVCFHNYKFFMLFLGYALLYCLFIMSTCLPYFIRFWKGDFGMSGSAGRYHIVFAFFVALMFAISLGSLFGYHCYLVAHNRTTLEAFRAPMFRGGADKNGFSMGAYNNFKEVFGNSPNKWVVPVFTSFGDGIVYPLPQQDEDTESLLSSERWDRWGERARPFDERESSSFDEL; this is translated from the exons ATGGCTTCGTCAATGCAAAATAATAGAGTTTCGCCTCCGGGTTACTGCGTATGTTGCAGAACGTGCAACATGTGGTGCTGGAGAGCTTTTAAATGGCTTCCAGTGTTGTTAATAGTGTCGATCGTGACATGGTCTTATTATGCCTACGTTATACAGTTGTGCATTT TTACTATTGAGAGTACAGTGCAACAATGTATATACCTCGTACTTTATCATATTTTGCTGATAATGTTTGCGTGGTCCTATTGGCGGACAATTTTTGCTGATATCAAACCAATTCCTGAAAAG tataAATTACCAGAAGCAGAATTGGAAAAATTGCTTAGTGCAGAAACGGAGGATGCACAGAGGACAATTTTAGAGAACTTTGCTAAAGATCTCCCCATCGTCAccag aaCAATGTCAGGTTCTGTCCGGTACTGCAATCGCTGTGTGCTAGTGAAGCCAGACCGAGCTCACCACTGCAGCATCTGTTCGAGATGCGTGCTCAAGATGGACCACCACTGCCCTTGGGTCAACAATTGTGTCTGCTTCCACAATTACAAGTTCTTCATGCTTTTCCTCGGCTATGCACTCTTGTACTGTCTGTTCATCATGTCGACGTGTCTACCTTACTTCATTAGATTTTGGAAG gGTGATTTCGGCATGTCAGGCAGCGCAGGGCGGTATCATATAGTGTTTGCGTTTTTCGTTGCACTCATGTTTGCTATCTCGCTCGGGTCCCTATTCGGATACCACTGCTATCTCGTCGCCCACAACAGAACTACTTTAG AAGCGTTCCGAGCGCCGATGTTCCGGGGAGGTGCGGACAAGAATGGCTTTTCAATGGGAGCTTACAATAACTTTAAGGAGGTTTTCGGCAACAGTCCGAATAAGTGGGTGGTGCCGGTCTTTACAAG CTTCGGTGATGGCATCGTGTACCCGCTACCTCAGCAAGACGAAGACACGGAGTCATTACTCAGTTCGGAGAGATGGGACCGTTGGGGAGAGAGAGCTCGACCCTTCGACGAACGGGAGAGTTCGTCGTTCGACGAGCTATGA
- the LOC124539118 gene encoding palmitoyltransferase ZDHHC15B isoform X2: protein MASSMQNNRVSPPGYCVCCRTCNMWCWRAFKWLPVLLIVSIVTWSYYAYVIQLCIFTIESTVQQCIYLVLYHILLIMFAWSYWRTIFADIKPIPEKYKLPEAELEKLLSAETEDAQRTILENFAKDLPIVTRTMSGSVRYCNRCVLVKPDRAHHCSICSRCVLKMDHHCPWVNNCVCFHNYKFFMLFLGYALLYCLFIMSTCLPYFIRFWKGDFGMSGSAGRYHIVFAFFVALMFAISLGSLFGYHCYLVAHNRTTLEAFRAPMFRGGADKNGFSMGAYNNFKEVFGNSPNKWVVPVFTSLGDGCEYPVRREHQLQTFSAPQDALGYDSMGITRSSVEMAHETERWRLCPRRGRTVPQIV from the exons ATGGCTTCGTCAATGCAAAATAATAGAGTTTCGCCTCCGGGTTACTGCGTATGTTGCAGAACGTGCAACATGTGGTGCTGGAGAGCTTTTAAATGGCTTCCAGTGTTGTTAATAGTGTCGATCGTGACATGGTCTTATTATGCCTACGTTATACAGTTGTGCATTT TTACTATTGAGAGTACAGTGCAACAATGTATATACCTCGTACTTTATCATATTTTGCTGATAATGTTTGCGTGGTCCTATTGGCGGACAATTTTTGCTGATATCAAACCAATTCCTGAAAAG tataAATTACCAGAAGCAGAATTGGAAAAATTGCTTAGTGCAGAAACGGAGGATGCACAGAGGACAATTTTAGAGAACTTTGCTAAAGATCTCCCCATCGTCAccag aaCAATGTCAGGTTCTGTCCGGTACTGCAATCGCTGTGTGCTAGTGAAGCCAGACCGAGCTCACCACTGCAGCATCTGTTCGAGATGCGTGCTCAAGATGGACCACCACTGCCCTTGGGTCAACAATTGTGTCTGCTTCCACAATTACAAGTTCTTCATGCTTTTCCTCGGCTATGCACTCTTGTACTGTCTGTTCATCATGTCGACGTGTCTACCTTACTTCATTAGATTTTGGAAG gGTGATTTCGGCATGTCAGGCAGCGCAGGGCGGTATCATATAGTGTTTGCGTTTTTCGTTGCACTCATGTTTGCTATCTCGCTCGGGTCCCTATTCGGATACCACTGCTATCTCGTCGCCCACAACAGAACTACTTTAG AAGCGTTCCGAGCGCCGATGTTCCGGGGAGGTGCGGACAAGAATGGCTTTTCAATGGGAGCTTACAATAACTTTAAGGAGGTTTTCGGCAACAGTCCGAATAAGTGGGTGGTGCCGGTCTTTACAAG CCTCGGGGACGGTTGCGAGTACCCGGTGCGGCGCGAGCATCAGCTGCAGACGTTCAGCGCGCCGCAAGACGCGCTCGGCTACGACTCTATGGGCATCACGCGCTCCAG cgtGGAGATGGCACACGAGACTGAGAGATGGAGACTTTGCCCCAGAAGGGGCCGGACCGTCCCGCAAATAGTATAA